A genomic segment from Cervus elaphus chromosome 14, mCerEla1.1, whole genome shotgun sequence encodes:
- the LOC122707787 gene encoding LOW QUALITY PROTEIN: dihydroxyacetone phosphate acyltransferase-like (The sequence of the model RefSeq protein was modified relative to this genomic sequence to represent the inferred CDS: substituted 1 base at 1 genomic stop codon) — protein sequence MDPSSSSNSCFSDGSTGPGAVVLLYWKELKKWDEFEDVLEERRHVSDLKFAMKCYTPLVYKGITPCKPSDIKCSVLNSEEIYYVIKQLSKESLQPVEVLREEACEILDEMSHKLRLGAIRFFTFALSKIFKQIFSEVRVNEEGIQKLQRVIQEHPVVLLPSHRSYIDFLMSSFLLYNNDLPVPVIAAGIDFLGMKMIGELLRMSGAFFMRRTFGGNKLYWAMFSDYVKTMLRNGYDPVEFFLEGTRSLSAKALTPKFGLLNIVMEPFFKREVFDTYLVPISISYNRILEETLYAYELLGVPKPKESTAGLLKARRILSVKFGNIPVYFGDPVSLXSLANGRMGRSRYNLVPRYIPQKQLEEMHTFVTEVAYKMQLLQIQNLVLSPWPLIVAVLLQNRPSMDFDALVEKTLWLKGLTQAFWGFLTWPDNEPAEEVIQSSILPYSNIASLVKDWVILKMECRDSELVDGLMSQHITLLMCLAYRNQLLNIFVRPSLVAVALQMTPVFKEDVYSCFRFLCSVFSDEFICLPGNERKDVEEGCYLLCKSEAIQVMTRDILVTGKGNTVLEFLIGLFKPFVESYQIICKYLLNEEDYFTEKQYFIRVRKFTSQLLDQGVSQCYDVLSSDVQKNALGAFVRLGVVEKKKVNNDYIFNVNEPATTKLEEMSGCKTPVGKPATAKL from the coding sequence ATGGATCCTTCCAGTTCATCCAACTCTTGTTTCTCCGACGGCTCCACCGGTCCCGGGGCTGTCGTGCTCCTCTACTGGAAAGAGCTCAAAAAGTGGGATGAGTTTGAAGATGTTTTAGAGGAGAGGAGACATGTCAGTGACTTGAAGTTTGCAATGAAATGCTACACACCTCTTGTCTATAAGGGAATTACTCCTTGTAAGCCAAGTGATATTAAATGTAGTGTTCTCAATTCAGAAGAGATTTATTATGTCATTAAACAGCTTTCCAAGGAATCCCTTCAACCTGTCGAGGTCCTCCGAGAGGAAGCTTGTGAGATCCTGGATGAAATGAGCCACAAGCTGCGGCTAGGAGCCATTCGGTTTTTTACCTTTGCCCtgagtaaaatatttaaacagatttTCTCAGAAGTGCGTGTAAATGAAGAAGGGATTCAGAAACTACAACGAGTCATCCAGGAGCATCCAGTTGTCCTGCTGCCCAGTCACCGAAGCTACATCGACTTTCTGATGTCGTCTTTCCTTTTGTACAACAATGACTTACCTGTGCCGGTCATAGCAGCAGGAATAGATTTCCTGGGAATGAAGATGATTGGCGAGCTGCTGCGGATGTCAGGGGCTTTCTTCATGCGGCGCACCTTTGGTGGCAATAAACTCTACTGGGCCATGTTCTCCGACTATGTGAAAACCATGTTACGGAATGGTTATGATCCTGTTGAATTTTTCCTCGAAGGGACAAGAAGCCTGTCTGCCAAGGCATTGACTCCAAAATTTGGTCTTCTGAATATTGTGAtggaaccattttttaaaagagaagttttTGATACCTACCTTGTTCCAATCAGCATCAGTTACAATAGGATATTGGAAGAAACTCTGTATGCATATGAGCTTCTAGGGGTTCCTAAGCCGAAAGAATCTACAGCTGGATTGTTGAAAGCCAGGAGAATCCTCTCTGTGAAGTTTGGAAACATCCCTGTGTACTTTGGAGACCCTGTGTCGCTTTGATCTCTGGCCAATGGAAGGATGGGTCGGAGCCGCTATAACTTGGTTCCCAGATACATTCCTCAGAAACAGTTAGAGGAGATGCACACCTTTGTTACTGAAGTTGCCTATAAAATGCAGCTTCTCCAAATTCAAAACCTGGTCCTGAGCCCGTGGCCACTAATAGTCGCTGTCCTGCTTCAGAACCGGCCATCCATGGACTTTGATGCCCTGGTGGAAAAAACCTTATGGCTGAAAGGCTTAACCCAGGCCTTCTGGGGGTTTCTTACTTGGCCTGATAACGAACCTGCAGAGGAagttatccagtccagcattcttcCGTATTCCAACATCGCCAGCCTTGTCAAAGATTGGGTGATTCTGAAAATGGAGTGCAGAGACTCGGAACTGGTGGATGGACTCATGTCTCAGCATATCACCCTCCTCATGTGCTTGGCATATAGGAACCAGCTGCTCAACATTTTTGTCCGTCCTTCCTTAGTCGCTGTGGCATTGCAGATGACACCTGTGTTCAAAGAGGATGTCTACAGTTGCTTTCGCTTCCTATGCAGTGTTTTTTCTGATGAGTTCATTTGTCTTCCAGGAAATGAACGAAAGGACGTTGAAGAAGGCTGTTACTTGCTTTGTAAGAGTGAGGCCATACAAGTGATGACAAGGGACATCCTAGTTACAGGAAAAGGAAATACTGTGTTAGAGTTTTTAATAGGGCTCTTTAAACCTTTTGTGGAATCTTATCAGATAATTTGCAAATACCTCTTGAATGAAGAAGATTACTTCACTGAGAAACAGTACTTCATAAGAGTTAGAAAATTCACAAGTCAGCTTCTTGATCAAGGTGTCTCACAGTGTTATGATGTATTATCCTCCGATGTACAGAAGAATGCCTTAGGAGCTTTTGTGAGGCTCGGTGTGGTGGAGAAGAAGAAGGTAaataatgattatatatttaaCGTGAATGAACCTGCCACAACAAAGTTAGAAGAAATGTCTGGTTGTAAAACACCGGTAGGAAAACCAGCAACTGCGAAGCTTTAA